In Solanum lycopersicum chromosome 3, SLM_r2.1, the genomic stretch ATCATCCATGGAGATCAAACAAAAGACCATTCAATGGAAAAACTGAATTTAGGCCTCCTCCAGCTCCTTTAAAGGGAATTGATGTTCTTAATAGCTTACGTgattttgaaaatgtgtttggaaagaagaaaaagagatcaAATGATAGTCCATGGAAAAAAAGgtcattttttttgaattacatTACTGGCAGCACAACTTGTTACGTCACAACCTTGATGGAATGCACATAGAGAAGAACATAGTTGATAGCATACTTGGAACTCTTTTGGATATTTCAGGAAAAACAAAGGATCATGCAAAAGCACGATATGATTTGAAAGATATGAGAATTAGGAAGAACCTTCATCCACAAGATACAGAAGATAGTAAGAGAACAAAGTTTACAAAGGCATGCTTCTCAATGACAAATGGAGAGAAATCCATcttttgtggagttttaaagaCAGCCAAGCTACCTGATGGTAGTGCCTCCAATATATCTAGGTGTGTGCACTTGGATGAAAAAAAGGTGTCTAATTATAAAACCCATGATGCTCATTTCATGTTACATTACTTGCTTCCAATACCAATTAAAAGCATTCTTCCTGATCATGTGGCTATTCCTTTGATTCGTCTAAGTTCCTTCTTCCTTCGTTTGTGCCAAAAAGTAATCACATTGGAGGAACTGGATTGCTTAGAAGTAGAGATCATAGAAACAGTAAAGCAGTTGGGGCGAATTTTTCctccttcattttttgatatCATGATTCATTTGCCTATTCAtttggtgaatgaagtgatattaGGCGGCCCAGTGCAAAATCGATGGATGTATTCCACTGAAAGAGAAATGGgtacattcaaatcatacattCGCAATAGGCGTTTTCCAGAAGGTTGCATAGCAAAGACACGAGTGGGAATAGATTGCATGAATTTATTCTCAAAATATCTGCATCGGGGTGTGCATACCAGATTTAATAGGAGAGCATGAAACAATGATGAATGTGACCCAAGTGACGCAGAACCTGTGAGTTTGTTTTCTAACAAAGGAGTTCCTTTAGGAGCAAAGAAAACTGATCCAATCATTTTAGATGACAAGTCACTAAGTCAGGCACATGCATACTTATTGGGAAATTGTGACGATGTTCAAGAATATATTAGGTACCTTAATTTGAATATAGCATTccttttgtataattaatttttatcttatttaatatattattttaacaaatatagTAAATGTTTTGTAGAGAGCATGAGCAAGAGGTTAATAAGCAGTCACGAAGATCTAAATGGAGAAAAGCCAAGAATCATTGTCAAAACTTCTCTCAATGGTTTGAAACTTGTGCTTTGCAAGAGGATGTGCCTGATTTGATAAAACAATTGTCTAGAGAACCAAATTCTATTGCAAAAAGATATTCTGGGTATCTCATAAATGGATATAGATTCCATGTTAGGCAGCGTGATGCAAGGCGTAAAACACAAAATAGTGGTGTTACACTAATTGCCTCAACTATAAGCTTTGCGA encodes the following:
- the LOC138347387 gene encoding uncharacterized protein, producing the protein MDHPWRSNKRPFNGKTEFRPPPAPLKGIDVLNSLRDFENVFGKKKKRSNDRKTKDHAKARYDLKDMRIRKNLHPQDTEDSKRTKFTKACFSMTNGEKSIFCGVLKTAKLPDGSASNISRCVHLDEKKVSNYKTHDAHFMLHYLLPIPIKSILPDHVAIPLIRLSSFFLRLCQKVITLEELDCLEVEIIETVKQLGRIFPPSFFDIMIHLPIHLVNEVILGGPVQNRWMYSTEREMGTFKSYIRNRRFPEGVPLGAKKTDPIILDDKSLSQAHAYLLGNCDDVQEYIREHEQEVNKQSRRSKWRKAKNHCQNFSQWFETCALQEDVPDLIKQLSREPNSIAKRYSGYLINGYRFHVRQRDARRKTQNSGVTLIASTISFASSKDKNSIAADLTYYGRIVDIVELNYYSHFKVVLFKCDWYEVEKDVYGLSYVYFNKRCSQEEPFVLAYQVHQCFYVQDPYDQYKHYVMKTVPRDFFNMGDEVESNLPQSYENEPSEHSKGPSIPKDNGEVLLTTTDLPETITDVPVEEFVNQQLEIEYEEEFEDEFEDESKNEYEDDFSDAFEDKSENEYEDESDDEVESEEESE